The following proteins are encoded in a genomic region of Enterocloster clostridioformis:
- a CDS encoding PolC-type DNA polymerase III — MTNSYIALDLETTGLEARLEKITEIAALRVVDGRVEERFVTLVNPMRQLGERIRELTGITDDMVKDAPVIEDIIGDAVRFCGNLPLLGHNILFDYAFLKRAAVNSGLDFEREGIDTLGICRLFMPADVKRNLTCACSFYEVSQSTAHRAQADAEAAHGLYQAMMVRHGREHPEAFAAKPLIYKAKREQPPTKRQKEYLHDLLKCHRIDIAVQIDAMSRGEVSRMIDNIISRYGRMTRRISGEQKD; from the coding sequence ATGACGAATTCATACATAGCCCTGGACCTGGAGACTACGGGATTGGAGGCCAGGCTGGAGAAGATTACGGAGATTGCCGCCTTGAGGGTGGTGGACGGCCGGGTGGAGGAGAGGTTTGTCACTCTGGTGAATCCTATGCGGCAGCTGGGAGAGCGGATTAGGGAGCTTACGGGGATTACGGATGATATGGTGAAGGACGCTCCTGTGATTGAGGATATTATTGGGGATGCGGTCCGGTTCTGCGGAAATCTGCCTTTGCTGGGGCATAATATATTGTTCGATTATGCTTTCCTGAAACGGGCGGCGGTGAACAGCGGGCTGGATTTTGAGCGGGAGGGGATTGATACCCTTGGCATCTGCCGTCTGTTTATGCCCGCGGATGTGAAACGGAATCTGACCTGCGCCTGCTCCTTTTATGAGGTTTCTCAGTCCACGGCCCACCGGGCCCAGGCGGACGCGGAGGCGGCTCATGGACTGTATCAGGCGATGATGGTCCGCCATGGCAGGGAGCATCCGGAGGCTTTTGCGGCAAAACCCTTGATTTATAAGGCAAAAAGAGAGCAGCCGCCCACAAAAAGGCAAAAAGAATACTTGCACGATTTGTTAAAATGTCATAGAATAGACATAGCTGTGCAGATAGACGCCATGAGCCGCGGTGAGGTGTCGCGGATGATTGACAATATTATCTCCCGGTACGGACGGATGACCAGAAGAATATCCGGGGAACAGAAAGACTAA
- a CDS encoding ABC transporter permease, which translates to MGEEKSRQASKLQFIQKNAGSSQVMVYVILVVLLLAAQIMSPGYLKPTHVAGILRLASFMGIAAIGQNLTILTGGIDLSIANTITFANVIAAQIMMGRDENLTAALLAVIVMGAMVGFINGVGIHWLKIPPFIMTLGVGTVIQGVFLIYTKGAPKGNASPLLKAVCGQSFIGILSGIVVIWAVMAAVTIVLLRNTPYGRKIYSVGTNEQAARFSGIHTGRVTFSVYLISAVIAAVSGFFLVGYTGTSFLDVGTSYNTKTIAAVIIGGTAITGGKGGYIGTIAGAIIMTILDDFLTIVNIPEAGRQIMQGVIIVLLVLIYSREKHRK; encoded by the coding sequence ATGGGAGAAGAAAAGAGCAGACAGGCTTCCAAGCTACAGTTCATTCAGAAAAACGCAGGCAGTTCACAGGTTATGGTTTATGTTATACTGGTGGTATTACTGCTGGCGGCCCAGATTATGTCTCCGGGATATCTAAAGCCCACCCATGTGGCCGGAATCCTGAGGCTGGCCTCCTTTATGGGAATCGCCGCAATCGGACAGAACCTGACCATACTGACAGGAGGAATCGATTTATCCATCGCCAATACCATCACGTTTGCCAATGTGATTGCGGCCCAGATCATGATGGGCCGGGATGAAAACCTGACCGCCGCGCTTTTGGCGGTTATTGTCATGGGAGCAATGGTGGGATTTATCAACGGAGTGGGAATCCACTGGCTTAAGATACCGCCCTTTATCATGACCCTTGGCGTGGGTACGGTCATCCAGGGCGTGTTTCTTATTTACACAAAAGGCGCCCCCAAGGGCAATGCGTCCCCACTTCTAAAGGCTGTCTGCGGCCAGAGCTTCATAGGCATCCTCTCCGGTATTGTGGTCATATGGGCTGTCATGGCAGCCGTGACCATTGTGCTTTTGCGGAATACTCCCTATGGAAGGAAGATATATTCCGTGGGCACCAATGAGCAGGCGGCCAGGTTTTCGGGAATACACACAGGAAGGGTGACATTTTCCGTATATCTGATATCCGCGGTCATAGCGGCTGTCTCCGGTTTCTTCCTGGTGGGATACACGGGTACCAGCTTCCTGGATGTGGGTACCAGCTACAATACAAAGACCATAGCGGCCGTCATCATCGGGGGAACCGCCATTACCGGCGGAAAGGGCGGATATATCGGAACCATAGCGGGCGCCATTATCATGACCATACTGGATGATTTTCTGACCATTGTCAATATTCCGGAGGCAGGGCGTCAGATTATGCAGGGCGTTATCATCGTACTGCTGGTACTCATATACAGCAGGGAAAAGCATAGGAAGTAG
- a CDS encoding ABC transporter permease, producing the protein MNKNFWHKHGHTVIIYVFLAALMVFVSIFNKDFFTLGNFKNLLRSSFPLLMAALGQTLIILTGGIDLSLGGIVALCNVVCVLSMNPDSAWGFVPALGAAAAVGLACGAANGVLVTKGRLAPIIVTIATTAVFDGMALLLMPNPGGSVHKAFAKFLTRGYSGAAPFLLFILILCLARRLANSTPYGKALRAIGGSENAAYSTGIRVGKIKFRAYCLAGLLCAVAGIFLSAQMNSADATIGKNYAMNAITATVVGGTAMTGAVGDPLGTIAGVFIISIINNMLNLFGVSSFYQFICQGLILIAALSLSALHKRR; encoded by the coding sequence ATGAATAAGAATTTCTGGCACAAACACGGTCATACGGTCATCATATATGTATTCCTGGCAGCTCTCATGGTTTTTGTAAGCATATTTAATAAGGACTTTTTTACTCTGGGGAATTTCAAGAATCTTCTGCGTTCTTCCTTTCCGCTACTGATGGCTGCCCTGGGGCAGACGCTGATTATTCTCACGGGAGGTATTGACTTGTCCCTGGGAGGAATCGTGGCCCTGTGCAACGTGGTCTGCGTCCTGTCCATGAACCCGGACTCTGCCTGGGGGTTTGTTCCTGCCCTGGGGGCAGCGGCAGCGGTGGGGCTGGCCTGCGGGGCTGCAAACGGTGTTCTCGTCACCAAAGGGCGTCTGGCCCCCATCATTGTAACCATAGCAACCACAGCCGTATTTGACGGCATGGCTTTACTGCTCATGCCCAATCCGGGGGGAAGTGTACATAAGGCTTTTGCCAAATTCCTGACCCGGGGATATTCCGGCGCGGCTCCCTTTCTTCTTTTTATCCTCATCCTCTGTCTGGCGAGACGTCTTGCCAACAGCACGCCCTACGGCAAGGCATTGAGGGCCATTGGGGGCAGTGAAAATGCGGCCTACTCCACAGGCATCCGGGTGGGAAAGATAAAATTCCGGGCCTATTGTCTGGCCGGACTCCTGTGCGCGGTGGCCGGAATATTCTTAAGCGCCCAGATGAATTCCGCCGATGCGACTATAGGCAAAAATTACGCCATGAACGCCATCACCGCCACGGTGGTGGGCGGAACCGCCATGACAGGCGCGGTGGGGGACCCGCTGGGGACCATAGCAGGCGTGTTCATCATTTCCATCATAAATAATATGCTGAACCTGTTTGGCGTTTCTTCATTTTACCAGTTCATATGCCAGGGCCTGATACTGATTGCAGCCCTGTCGCTCAGCGCGCTGCATAAGAGGCGTTAG
- a CDS encoding sugar ABC transporter ATP-binding protein, with protein sequence MLAGENGAGKSTILKILAGIHQADEGEIYFHGKKVEIRNPEQSQKLGIAMVFQELTLVGEMTVWENIYLNQEPVTRLGRINRREIKKRILDVMDRYGIHIDPDATVGSLPVAEQQMAEILKILVRDPELIILDEPTSALAKKEVKQLYQIIHNLIADGKTIIFISHRLEELFELGHRITVFKDGCYIGTRNMNEINEDDLIRMMVGRSLNHVFPPSVCQADHSQVIFEVKNLADADHKLNHVSFQVHKGEILGVAGLQGHGQTELLNAVSGLYPLSEGEIIVNGKRVGIKNAGQAIANGIALVPSDRKNQGLMLELSNRHNLSISSMKKRMKGCFIDKKAEQAFSESMVSKLSIKMGGLDLPVSSLSGGNQQKVVLGKELATEPRVILFDEPTRGIDVEAKREFYQIMHGLAAQGVAVVMNSSDMLEVIGMSSRVIVMYEGRISGILEKEDLTEERIMQLGMGLGKNRKEGEEG encoded by the coding sequence GTGCTGGCCGGGGAGAACGGGGCCGGAAAGAGTACCATACTTAAGATTCTTGCGGGAATCCATCAGGCGGATGAAGGGGAGATTTATTTTCATGGTAAAAAGGTGGAAATCCGGAATCCTGAGCAGTCCCAGAAACTGGGAATTGCCATGGTGTTCCAGGAGCTGACGCTGGTGGGGGAAATGACGGTCTGGGAAAATATCTATTTAAACCAGGAGCCGGTTACCCGTCTGGGAAGAATCAACAGAAGGGAAATCAAAAAGCGCATTCTGGACGTTATGGACCGCTATGGAATCCACATTGATCCGGATGCCACTGTAGGCAGCCTGCCGGTGGCTGAACAGCAGATGGCGGAAATCCTTAAGATTCTGGTCAGGGACCCGGAACTGATTATTCTGGACGAGCCGACTTCCGCATTGGCGAAAAAGGAGGTAAAGCAGCTGTATCAGATTATCCACAATCTGATTGCGGACGGAAAGACAATTATTTTCATTTCCCACCGTCTGGAGGAGCTGTTTGAGCTGGGCCACCGGATTACTGTATTCAAGGACGGATGTTATATTGGGACCAGGAACATGAACGAGATAAATGAGGATGATTTGATACGCATGATGGTGGGGCGTTCCCTGAATCATGTATTCCCTCCGTCTGTATGCCAGGCAGACCACAGCCAGGTCATATTTGAGGTAAAAAACCTGGCGGATGCGGACCATAAGCTGAACCACGTCAGCTTCCAGGTACATAAAGGAGAGATACTGGGGGTGGCCGGACTGCAGGGACACGGACAGACAGAACTGCTCAATGCTGTCAGCGGACTCTATCCCCTGTCTGAGGGAGAGATTATTGTAAATGGAAAACGGGTGGGAATAAAGAACGCGGGACAGGCCATTGCAAACGGAATTGCCCTGGTGCCCTCCGACCGGAAGAACCAGGGCCTGATGCTGGAGCTTTCCAACCGTCACAACCTGTCCATTTCCAGTATGAAAAAGCGCATGAAGGGATGTTTCATAGACAAAAAGGCGGAACAGGCATTCAGCGAGTCCATGGTGTCAAAGCTCTCCATTAAAATGGGAGGGCTGGACCTGCCTGTATCCAGTCTCTCAGGGGGAAACCAGCAGAAGGTGGTTCTTGGCAAGGAGCTGGCCACGGAGCCCAGGGTGATTCTCTTTGACGAGCCTACCCGCGGCATTGATGTGGAAGCCAAACGGGAATTCTATCAAATCATGCACGGCCTGGCGGCCCAGGGCGTGGCGGTAGTTATGAACTCCAGCGACATGCTGGAGGTAATCGGCATGAGCAGCCGGGTGATTGTCATGTACGAGGGAAGGATATCCGGTATCCTGGAGAAGGAAGATCTGACAGAAGAACGAATCATGCAGCTGGGCATGGGGCTGGGAAAGAACAGGAAGGAAGGTGAGGAAGGGTGA
- the nth gene encoding endonuclease III yields MPQKTILKRPETGRKAVRETKAELTARIDRILSALDREYGTQYRCYLNHETPWQLLIAVIMSAQCTDARVNIVTADLFQKYDTLEKFAMADLKELEQDIHSIGFYHMKAKNIIACCRDLVERFGGEVPKTIEELTSLAGVGRKTANVIRGNIYNEPSIVVDTHVKRISRKLGLTKEEDPEKIEYALMKVLPKDHWILWNIHIITLGRTICVARRPKCCECFLREECPGREA; encoded by the coding sequence ATGCCGCAGAAAACCATTTTGAAGCGACCTGAGACTGGAAGAAAAGCCGTCAGGGAAACAAAAGCAGAACTCACCGCCCGTATTGACCGTATCCTGTCTGCACTGGACAGGGAATACGGTACGCAGTACCGCTGTTATCTGAATCACGAGACTCCCTGGCAGCTGCTGATTGCGGTCATTATGAGCGCCCAGTGCACGGATGCCAGGGTAAATATTGTGACAGCTGACTTGTTTCAAAAGTATGATACACTGGAAAAGTTTGCTATGGCGGATTTAAAGGAGCTGGAGCAGGATATCCATTCCATTGGGTTTTATCACATGAAAGCTAAGAATATCATTGCCTGCTGCCGGGACCTGGTGGAACGGTTCGGCGGAGAGGTGCCAAAAACCATAGAGGAGCTTACCTCCCTTGCCGGCGTGGGACGTAAGACAGCCAATGTCATACGCGGGAACATATACAACGAGCCCAGTATTGTGGTGGATACTCATGTAAAGCGCATTTCCAGGAAGCTGGGCCTTACAAAAGAGGAGGATCCCGAGAAGATAGAGTATGCTCTGATGAAGGTGCTGCCAAAGGACCACTGGATTCTGTGGAACATACATATCATCACCCTGGGGCGTACCATTTGCGTTGCGAGGCGCCCTAAATGCTGTGAATGCTTTCTGCGGGAGGAATGTCCGGGCAGGGAGGCGTAA
- a CDS encoding B12-binding domain-containing radical SAM protein, producing MKILLTAVNAKYIHSNLGIYSLKAYADQILGAGEAGGRNDRAIKRETGTCREGPAEPFIELAEYTINHQPDLILQDIFSREPDVIAFSCYIWNIEYIRYLVADLGKILPDVPIWLGGPEVSFDAAKVLRELPEVTGIMKGEGEETFAQLAGYYVDKRCEKRVGGGKRLPERQAGLKDIPGLSFRLPDGSLADTGVRQAMDMSRIPFPYKNMDIKDLEHRIIYYESSRGCPFSCSYCLSSIDKSVRFRSLELVLDELAYFLAAGVSQVKFVDRTFNCNKKHAMAIWKFIQSQDNGVTNFHFEIAADLLDQEEMELLGQMRPGLIQLEIGVQSTNPDTLKAIRRKTDIDEIRRITGTINKGHNVHQHLDLIAGLPSENLECFRHSFNQVYSMEPEQLQLGFLKVLKGSYMEEMAPSYGLCYSSRPPYEVLSTRWLSYRDILELKGVEDMTEVYYNSRQFVHTLAELAGAYGSPYEMFLDMAAFYRENHLTGISHSRIARYEILYSIIAGHGAAGMDASVMERFRDLLMYDLYLRENVKSRPSFARDQSPYKQAVRQFFQREEESPLYLTDYEGYDSRQMSKMAHIEAMGDGTLVLFDYRHRDPLTYNARAVRIR from the coding sequence ATGAAGATACTGCTGACGGCTGTCAATGCGAAATATATACATTCCAATCTGGGAATTTACAGCCTGAAGGCCTACGCGGACCAGATATTGGGGGCGGGTGAAGCGGGCGGCAGGAATGACCGGGCAATAAAACGGGAAACCGGGACATGCCGGGAGGGCCCTGCAGAGCCGTTTATTGAGCTGGCCGAGTACACCATCAACCACCAGCCGGACCTGATTCTTCAGGATATATTCAGTAGAGAACCGGATGTGATTGCCTTTTCCTGTTATATCTGGAATATAGAATACATCAGATACCTGGTGGCGGATTTGGGGAAAATACTGCCGGATGTTCCCATATGGCTGGGAGGCCCGGAGGTGTCCTTTGACGCGGCTAAAGTGCTTCGGGAGCTGCCGGAGGTAACAGGCATTATGAAGGGGGAGGGGGAGGAGACCTTTGCACAGCTGGCCGGATATTATGTGGATAAGCGGTGCGAAAAGAGGGTGGGCGGTGGAAAACGTCTGCCGGAGAGACAGGCCGGTCTGAAAGATATACCCGGGCTTTCCTTTCGCCTCCCCGACGGTTCATTGGCAGATACCGGTGTCCGCCAGGCCATGGATATGAGCCGGATACCGTTTCCTTATAAAAATATGGATATAAAGGATTTGGAGCACCGCATCATATATTACGAGAGCAGCCGGGGCTGCCCCTTCTCCTGCAGTTACTGCCTGTCCTCCATTGATAAGAGCGTACGGTTCAGAAGCCTGGAACTGGTCCTTGATGAGCTGGCCTATTTCCTTGCGGCCGGAGTGTCTCAGGTAAAGTTTGTGGACAGGACCTTTAACTGCAATAAAAAACATGCCATGGCCATTTGGAAGTTTATACAAAGTCAGGACAACGGAGTCACTAATTTTCATTTTGAGATTGCCGCTGATTTGCTGGACCAGGAGGAAATGGAGCTTTTGGGCCAGATGCGTCCCGGACTGATCCAGCTGGAGATTGGCGTCCAGTCCACCAATCCGGACACGCTTAAGGCCATACGCCGCAAGACTGACATAGACGAGATACGCCGTATTACCGGCACAATTAATAAAGGGCATAACGTCCATCAGCATCTGGACTTGATTGCGGGGCTGCCGAGTGAGAATCTGGAATGCTTCCGCCATTCATTCAATCAGGTGTATTCCATGGAGCCGGAGCAGCTTCAGCTGGGCTTCCTGAAAGTACTGAAAGGTTCTTATATGGAAGAAATGGCGCCGTCCTATGGTCTCTGCTATTCCTCCAGGCCGCCCTATGAGGTCCTGTCCACCCGCTGGCTGTCCTACAGAGACATCCTGGAGCTAAAGGGAGTGGAGGATATGACAGAGGTGTATTATAACAGCAGGCAGTTCGTCCATACCCTGGCCGAGCTTGCGGGAGCATACGGTTCGCCTTATGAAATGTTTCTGGATATGGCTGCATTTTACCGGGAGAACCATCTCACCGGCATCAGCCACAGCAGGATAGCCAGATATGAGATACTGTACAGCATCATAGCCGGACATGGGGCTGCGGGGATGGATGCCTCTGTCATGGAACGGTTCAGGGACCTTCTCATGTATGACTTATATCTCAGGGAAAATGTAAAAAGCCGTCCCTCCTTTGCCCGGGACCAAAGCCCCTATAAACAGGCTGTCCGGCAGTTTTTTCAAAGGGAGGAGGAATCCCCCCTGTATCTTACGGATTATGAAGGGTATGATTCCAGGCAGATGAGTAAGATGGCCCATATTGAGGCCATGGGAGACGGAACCCTGGTGCTGTTTGACTACAGGCACAGGGACCCGCTGACGTACAATGCAAGGGCGGTCAGGATCAGGTGA
- a CDS encoding deoxycytidylate deaminase — MTGKRADYITWDEYFMGVALLSGKRSKDPSTQVGACIVSQDNKILSMGYNGFPKGCSDDEFPWGKENEKEDPYNSKYFYSTHSELNAILNYRGGSLEGSKLYVTLFPCNECAKAIIQAGIRTIVYREDKYADTPAVKASKRMLNAAGVRYYQYQSTGHKIELEV, encoded by the coding sequence ATGACCGGAAAACGTGCGGATTATATAACGTGGGATGAATATTTTATGGGGGTGGCCCTGTTGTCGGGAAAACGTTCCAAGGACCCCAGCACTCAGGTGGGAGCTTGTATCGTCAGCCAGGACAATAAGATTCTGTCCATGGGATATAATGGATTCCCAAAAGGGTGTTCGGATGACGAATTTCCCTGGGGCAAGGAAAATGAGAAGGAGGACCCCTACAATTCCAAATATTTCTACTCCACACACAGCGAATTAAATGCTATCCTTAATTACAGAGGTGGAAGTCTGGAGGGAAGCAAGCTCTACGTGACCCTGTTTCCCTGTAATGAGTGCGCCAAGGCCATTATACAGGCAGGAATCAGGACCATTGTATACAGGGAAGACAAATATGCGGACACGCCGGCGGTGAAGGCGTCCAAGCGCATGCTGAATGCGGCGGGAGTGCGCTATTACCAGTACCAGTCCACAGGCCATAAAATCGAGCTAGAGGTATAG
- a CDS encoding DUF1667 domain-containing protein — MLREYTCIICPNGCDIRAQIEEREDGTRRICSVEGAACPKGRAYVEQEVTAPQRNIATSVLVKGGILPLASVRLTNPIPRDRIFDAMDEIKKCTLTAPVKAGTVVIPHLLGYDADVIVTKPVPENGCR; from the coding sequence ATGTTGAGAGAATATACATGTATCATCTGCCCCAACGGATGTGATATAAGGGCGCAGATTGAGGAGAGGGAAGACGGAACCAGACGGATTTGCTCCGTGGAGGGCGCCGCGTGCCCAAAGGGCAGGGCGTATGTGGAGCAGGAAGTGACGGCCCCCCAGAGAAATATTGCCACATCTGTATTGGTAAAGGGCGGTATACTACCCCTGGCCAGTGTGAGGCTGACAAACCCCATCCCACGGGACCGGATTTTCGATGCAATGGATGAGATAAAAAAATGTACACTGACCGCCCCTGTGAAAGCGGGAACCGTTGTCATACCGCATCTGCTGGGGTATGACGCGGATGTGATTGTGACTAAGCCGGTGCCGGAAAATGGATGCAGGTAA
- a CDS encoding NAD(P)/FAD-dependent oxidoreductase, which yields MEIDVLIVGGGPAGLAAAVRLYRKGIHNILIVEREKQLGGILRQCIHDGFGLTRFKTTLSGPEYAQRFIDEVEESGIPYITDATVLEVTEDRTVTAATRQGLKVWKARSVILTMGCRERTRGALGIPGERPAGVFTAGVAQAYINLCNVMPAKEVVILGSGDIGMIMARRLTLEGAHVQAVFEIQPYPSGLPRNVEQCLNDYGIPLYLSHTVTAVHGDNRLTGVTVSRVDEHLRPVPGTEKEYKCDTLILSVGLIPENELSLDAGVTLDDRTKGAVVDEHFQTDVEGIFAAGNVLHVHDLVDFVSMEAESLADSAAEYVQNGCLTPCPIEIETDSHINHTVPQRVSGTRDFKLSLRVNSPLKECRIEVRQDGVLVASKKMKKAIPAEMIELTVKADKLVSLSRLEVSAEC from the coding sequence ATGGAGATTGACGTTCTCATTGTTGGCGGCGGACCGGCGGGACTGGCTGCGGCTGTCCGGTTATACAGGAAGGGAATACATAACATATTGATTGTGGAACGGGAAAAACAGTTGGGAGGAATACTCAGGCAGTGCATCCATGATGGCTTTGGGCTGACCCGTTTTAAAACCACATTGAGCGGGCCGGAATATGCCCAGAGATTTATCGATGAGGTGGAAGAATCAGGAATTCCTTATATCACGGACGCAACCGTGCTGGAGGTGACAGAAGACAGGACTGTGACCGCAGCGACACGCCAGGGGCTTAAGGTGTGGAAGGCCAGGTCCGTCATCCTTACCATGGGATGCAGGGAACGGACCAGAGGCGCTTTGGGAATTCCGGGTGAGCGGCCGGCCGGTGTGTTTACGGCCGGGGTTGCCCAGGCTTATATTAACCTCTGCAATGTAATGCCCGCAAAGGAAGTGGTCATCCTGGGATCCGGGGACATCGGCATGATTATGGCCCGCAGGCTTACGCTGGAAGGCGCCCATGTCCAGGCCGTGTTTGAGATCCAGCCATATCCCAGCGGTCTGCCCCGCAATGTGGAGCAGTGCCTGAATGATTACGGCATTCCGCTGTACCTGAGCCATACGGTAACGGCTGTCCACGGGGACAACCGCCTGACAGGCGTCACGGTGTCACGGGTGGATGAACACTTAAGACCCGTTCCGGGAACAGAAAAGGAATACAAGTGTGACACCCTGATACTTTCCGTGGGCCTGATTCCCGAAAATGAACTTTCTCTGGACGCTGGTGTTACCCTGGATGACAGGACAAAAGGCGCTGTGGTGGATGAACATTTCCAGACGGATGTGGAGGGGATTTTTGCTGCGGGAAACGTGCTCCATGTCCATGATTTAGTGGACTTTGTTTCCATGGAAGCAGAGAGCCTGGCGGATTCAGCTGCGGAATATGTGCAGAACGGATGCCTTACCCCCTGTCCCATCGAAATAGAAACGGACAGCCATATTAACCACACTGTTCCCCAGAGAGTGAGCGGCACAAGGGATTTTAAGCTGTCCCTGAGGGTAAACAGTCCCTTGAAGGAATGCCGCATTGAGGTAAGGCAGGACGGTGTATTGGTGGCGTCAAAGAAAATGAAGAAGGCAATACCGGCCGAGATGATTGAACTTACCGTTAAGGCTGATAAACTGGTGTCCCTGAGCCGGCTGGAGGTGAGCGCTGAATGTTGA
- a CDS encoding NAD(P)/FAD-dependent oxidoreductase, whose translation MKQLYDVIIIGGGVVGSAIAREMSRYRLKIGVLEKNLDVCYETSGRNSGVVHGGFAYDTGSLKARLCVEGNRFMEQLAEELDFKFIRCGKVLVGNTAEDMETLKRTIRQGEENGAAGLELIGKERLHQLVPAVAGEFAMFSANSGIVDPFNYTVALAENAHANGAAYYFDHEVTGIRRDSQGNYILMTPNGEFHTRWVVNSAGLGCGKISGMLGIRGYKVIGSKGDYIILDKRTGPLLPMPVYPVPSNTYMGIHVTNTTDGNVIIGPNAEMVTDFTYYGVPQENMDYLAKSASDLWPCIHKKDYIRSYSGILPKWVDENGVIQDFKIEIRDDIAPRAINLVGIESPGLTAAVPIARHAVCLMEEREKLTPNPEFNPVRKGIPRFAEMTKEEQEQMIRQNPDYGQVVCRCEKVTRAEILAAIHNPLGVDTMAGIKYRTRSMMGRCQGGYCQMRIAQMIEEESGKKETEVRYARKDSQMFFGRVREEV comes from the coding sequence ATGAAACAACTGTATGATGTAATCATTATCGGCGGCGGCGTGGTGGGCAGCGCCATTGCCAGGGAAATGTCCAGGTACCGTTTGAAAATAGGCGTGTTGGAAAAGAATCTGGATGTATGTTATGAGACCAGCGGCAGAAATTCCGGCGTGGTCCATGGCGGATTTGCCTATGACACAGGCTCACTGAAGGCCAGACTCTGTGTGGAAGGCAATCGATTCATGGAACAACTGGCCGAGGAACTGGATTTTAAGTTCATCCGCTGCGGTAAGGTGCTGGTGGGCAATACGGCGGAGGATATGGAAACCCTGAAACGGACCATCCGGCAGGGGGAAGAAAATGGGGCTGCGGGGCTGGAGCTCATTGGAAAAGAGCGGCTTCATCAACTGGTTCCGGCTGTGGCAGGGGAATTTGCCATGTTTTCGGCTAACAGCGGAATCGTGGACCCATTTAATTATACCGTAGCTCTGGCTGAGAATGCACATGCCAACGGGGCAGCGTATTATTTTGACCATGAAGTGACAGGAATACGGCGGGACAGCCAGGGCAATTATATTCTTATGACGCCAAACGGCGAATTCCATACCCGGTGGGTCGTGAACAGTGCCGGACTGGGCTGCGGTAAAATATCCGGTATGCTGGGTATCCGCGGATATAAGGTGATTGGTTCCAAGGGAGATTACATTATTCTGGACAAGCGCACAGGACCGCTTCTCCCCATGCCTGTATATCCGGTTCCCAGCAATACTTACATGGGAATCCATGTGACCAACACCACAGACGGCAATGTCATTATTGGTCCCAACGCGGAGATGGTAACGGATTTTACATACTATGGCGTCCCGCAGGAAAATATGGATTACCTGGCTAAGAGTGCCTCAGACCTGTGGCCCTGTATCCATAAAAAGGATTATATCCGCAGCTATTCCGGTATTCTGCCTAAATGGGTGGATGAGAACGGTGTTATACAGGATTTTAAGATAGAGATAAGGGATGACATTGCGCCCCGCGCCATTAATCTGGTGGGCATTGAGTCTCCGGGTCTTACGGCGGCAGTCCCCATTGCCCGTCATGCGGTCTGTCTTATGGAAGAAAGGGAGAAGCTGACGCCCAATCCGGAGTTTAATCCTGTGAGAAAAGGAATTCCTCGTTTTGCGGAGATGACAAAAGAGGAACAGGAACAGATGATAAGGCAGAATCCTGATTACGGCCAGGTCGTCTGCCGGTGCGAAAAGGTAACCAGGGCGGAAATCCTGGCAGCCATCCATAATCCACTGGGGGTTGACACCATGGCAGGGATTAAATACAGGACCCGTTCCATGATGGGGCGGTGCCAGGGAGGATACTGCCAGATGCGTATTGCGCAGATGATAGAAGAGGAATCGGGAAAAAAGGAAACAGAAGTAAGGTATGCAAGAAAAGATTCACAGATGTTTTTCGGCAGAGTGCGGGAGGAGGTGTAG